Proteins encoded by one window of Frondihabitans peucedani:
- a CDS encoding bifunctional 2-methylcitrate synthase/citrate synthase, with amino-acid sequence MTDTLNAQAPEIRKGLNGVVVDETRVSKVDAASNSLLYRGYPVQQLAGVVPFEDVVWLLWHGELPTDDEHAAFTRTERSARQLDPTLRALIDSLPVTAHPMDVLRTAIAAIGAQDPEPQRPSADQTYEHALRVLAQTPGLIAYDQRRRRGLGPVDPRDDLGYSANFLYVVFGEEPDPADVRAFDVSMTLYAEHSFNASTFTARVVASTLSDLHSALVGAVGALKGPLHGGANEAALALLDEVHDAERVDAWLDEALAEKRTLMGFGHRVYKNGDSRVPTMEAALERLLDARPGGENERLRDVYDSLQAAVLERKNLKPNVDYPSGLAYHLLGFDTEVFTPLFVASRIAGWTAHVVEQRQANALIRPLSEYVGEPYRDLPAR; translated from the coding sequence ATGACCGACACCCTGAACGCCCAGGCACCCGAGATCCGCAAAGGACTGAACGGGGTCGTCGTCGACGAGACCCGCGTCTCGAAGGTCGACGCCGCCTCGAACTCCCTGCTCTACCGCGGCTACCCCGTGCAGCAGCTGGCCGGCGTCGTGCCCTTCGAGGACGTCGTGTGGCTGCTCTGGCACGGTGAGCTGCCGACGGACGACGAGCACGCCGCGTTCACGCGCACCGAGCGCAGCGCGCGCCAGCTCGACCCCACGCTCCGGGCGCTCATCGACTCGCTGCCCGTGACGGCGCACCCCATGGACGTCCTGCGCACGGCCATCGCCGCCATCGGAGCGCAGGATCCCGAGCCCCAGCGTCCCAGCGCCGACCAGACCTACGAGCACGCCCTCCGCGTCCTGGCGCAGACTCCCGGCCTCATCGCCTACGACCAGCGCCGCCGGCGAGGGCTCGGCCCGGTCGATCCTCGCGACGACCTCGGCTACTCGGCCAACTTCCTGTACGTCGTGTTCGGCGAGGAGCCCGACCCGGCCGACGTCAGGGCCTTCGACGTGTCGATGACCCTCTACGCCGAGCACTCGTTCAACGCGTCGACCTTCACCGCGCGGGTCGTCGCCTCGACGCTCTCCGACCTCCACAGCGCTCTCGTCGGCGCGGTCGGCGCTCTCAAGGGCCCCCTGCACGGCGGCGCGAACGAGGCGGCGCTGGCGCTCCTCGACGAGGTGCACGACGCCGAGCGCGTCGACGCGTGGCTCGACGAGGCCCTGGCCGAGAAGCGCACGCTGATGGGCTTCGGGCACCGCGTCTACAAGAACGGCGACAGCCGCGTGCCGACGATGGAGGCGGCCCTGGAGCGGCTCCTCGACGCTCGCCCCGGGGGTGAGAACGAGCGGCTCCGCGACGTGTACGACTCCCTGCAGGCGGCGGTGCTCGAGCGGAAGAACCTCAAGCCGAACGTCGACTACCCGTCGGGCCTCGCCTACCACCTGCTCGGCTTCGACACCGAGGTGTTCACGCCCCTCTTCGTGGCCTCGCGGATCGCCGGCTGGACCGCCCACGTCGTCGAGCAGCGCCAGGCCAACGCCCTGATCCGCCCGCTCAGCGAGTACGTCGGCGAGCCCTACCGCGACCTGCCCGCCCGCTAG
- a CDS encoding GNAT family N-acetyltransferase: MLIRPATEADWPAIWPFYRRIAEAGETYSLPTGQSEAEAVSEWFVPGHAVVVAVGDDGAILGSAHYGPNRPARGSHVATASFMVAPEAAGQGVGRALGEHVVAAAAEAGFRSIQFNAVVETNAAAVRLWTSLGFDIVGTVPEAFDHPTLGLVGLHVMYRRLGHSRRLGRTD, translated from the coding sequence ATGCTGATCCGACCCGCGACCGAGGCCGACTGGCCGGCCATCTGGCCGTTCTACCGCAGGATCGCGGAGGCGGGCGAGACGTACTCGCTGCCCACCGGGCAGAGCGAGGCCGAGGCCGTCTCGGAGTGGTTCGTTCCCGGGCACGCCGTCGTCGTCGCAGTGGGCGACGACGGCGCGATCCTGGGGTCGGCGCACTACGGGCCCAATCGCCCGGCGCGCGGCTCGCACGTGGCGACGGCGAGCTTCATGGTCGCGCCCGAGGCCGCGGGGCAGGGCGTCGGACGGGCGCTCGGCGAGCACGTCGTCGCCGCGGCGGCCGAAGCCGGGTTCCGCAGCATCCAGTTCAACGCCGTGGTCGAGACGAACGCGGCGGCGGTCCGGCTCTGGACGTCGCTCGGGTTCGACATCGTCGGCACCGTGCCCGAGGCGTTCGACCACCCGACGCTCGGTCTCGTCGGCCTGCACGTCATGTACCGCAGGCTCGGGCACAGCCGCCGACTCGGGCGGACCGACTAG
- a CDS encoding 4'-phosphopantetheinyl transferase family protein: MRGPTRSGSVVAVLWTSAPDDERFVETVLPGLSPEEAGRARRTSVSAARSEFATGAWLLRATAARLLGVEESEVVVDRRCASCEEPHGRPRIAGLPGFDASLTHSAGRVGLALAAFASVGLDVESVAGPPDAALVETACTPDEAAALDSSPADVRGSLFTHLWCRKESLLKAASVGLRVSPSEVDASGVRPVLRRRRSTAPLSPAEATRLARVAKSGRWIALARTPEAFESALFATGSACLSAELDEGDVETLTRSDDYAALVEGLGRTLRS; encoded by the coding sequence GTGAGAGGTCCGACGCGCAGCGGTTCCGTCGTCGCGGTTCTCTGGACGAGTGCCCCTGACGACGAGCGGTTCGTGGAGACGGTCCTGCCCGGGCTCTCTCCCGAGGAGGCGGGGCGTGCCCGGCGCACCTCGGTCTCAGCGGCGCGGTCGGAGTTCGCAACAGGCGCCTGGCTGCTCCGTGCCACTGCGGCGCGACTGCTCGGCGTCGAGGAGTCCGAGGTCGTCGTCGACCGCCGCTGCGCCTCCTGCGAAGAGCCCCACGGCCGTCCCAGGATCGCAGGACTGCCCGGCTTCGACGCCTCCCTCACGCACTCGGCGGGCCGGGTCGGCCTGGCCCTGGCGGCCTTCGCCTCGGTGGGACTCGACGTCGAGAGCGTGGCCGGCCCGCCCGACGCCGCGCTGGTCGAAACGGCGTGCACGCCGGACGAGGCGGCGGCACTCGACTCCTCCCCTGCGGACGTCCGAGGGAGCTTGTTCACGCACCTCTGGTGCCGCAAGGAGTCTCTCCTGAAGGCCGCCTCGGTGGGCCTCCGCGTGTCGCCGTCCGAGGTCGACGCTTCCGGCGTGAGGCCCGTTCTCAGACGCCGGCGATCGACCGCTCCGCTGTCACCGGCCGAAGCGACCCGTCTCGCCCGCGTCGCGAAGTCGGGCCGCTGGATCGCCCTCGCGCGGACCCCCGAGGCCTTCGAGAGCGCCCTCTTCGCGACCGGCTCGGCATGTCTGAGCGCCGAACTCGATGAGGGTGATGTCGAGACGCTGACGAGGAGCGACGACTACGCGGCGCTCGTCGAGGGGCTCGGCCGGACACTGCGAAGCTGA
- a CDS encoding LacI family DNA-binding transcriptional regulator, translating to MRATVRDVAARAGVSPKTVSNVINGVVFVRPETRERVEAAVEELQYVPNLSARGLRNGRTGAIALAFPDISMEYSAEMLDQFIEVAHEKGWSVQLEQTGKRPEREGELLSRGREHLVDGLILNPVNLESSAIVGADTLPPVVVIGEVEQDLVDHVALDSVAAAREMTEHLLGLGHERIAVIGAPGPTFDTATARARTTGYHQALDAAGIARDPRLELVADEWVQDDGGRAILRALDAGVEIDAVFAYTDSMAVGVLSALSSRGIRVPDDLSVAGFDDVASGRFSSPPLTTVSFDKRAFAEVTLSLLAERIADRSLPPRAVVIEHLVVPRASTRQS from the coding sequence ATGCGCGCAACAGTGCGAGACGTGGCCGCCCGTGCCGGGGTGAGCCCGAAGACCGTCTCCAACGTCATCAACGGCGTCGTCTTCGTGCGCCCGGAGACCCGCGAACGGGTCGAGGCCGCCGTCGAGGAGCTCCAGTACGTCCCGAACCTCTCCGCGAGAGGGCTCCGCAACGGCCGCACCGGCGCGATCGCGCTCGCCTTCCCCGACATCTCGATGGAGTACAGCGCCGAGATGCTCGACCAGTTCATCGAGGTCGCGCACGAGAAGGGCTGGAGCGTCCAGCTGGAGCAGACCGGCAAGCGCCCGGAGCGCGAGGGCGAGCTCCTGTCGCGAGGCCGCGAGCACCTCGTCGACGGCCTGATCCTCAACCCCGTCAACCTCGAGTCGAGCGCCATCGTCGGCGCCGACACCCTGCCACCGGTCGTCGTCATCGGCGAGGTCGAGCAGGATCTCGTCGACCACGTCGCTCTCGACAGCGTCGCCGCCGCGCGCGAGATGACCGAGCACCTCCTCGGCCTCGGACACGAGCGGATCGCCGTGATCGGCGCACCCGGTCCGACCTTCGACACGGCGACCGCCCGCGCCCGCACCACGGGGTATCACCAGGCCCTCGACGCGGCCGGCATCGCGCGCGACCCCCGGCTGGAGCTCGTCGCCGACGAGTGGGTGCAGGACGACGGGGGGCGCGCGATCCTGCGGGCCCTCGATGCCGGCGTCGAGATCGATGCGGTCTTCGCCTACACCGACTCGATGGCCGTCGGAGTGCTGAGCGCCCTGTCCAGCCGCGGCATCCGGGTGCCCGACGACCTCTCGGTGGCGGGCTTCGACGACGTGGCCTCGGGCCGGTTCTCGTCGCCGCCGCTGACCACGGTCTCGTTCGACAAGCGCGCGTTCGCCGAGGTGACCCTGTCGCTCCTCGCCGAGCGGATCGCCGACCGATCCCTGCCGCCGCGCGCGGTCGTCATCGAGCACCTGGTCGTCCCCAGGGCCAGCACCCGCCAGAGCTGA
- a CDS encoding alpha-N-arabinofuranosidase gives MSRATIVLDRDFTIGEVPRRLFGSFVEHMGRCVYTGIYEPGHPEADERGFRQDVLKLVKELGATVIRYPGGNFVSGYNWEDGVGPVEDRPRRLDGAWHTVETNAFGLHEFAEWSKEAGTEIMEAINLGTRGVDAARELVEYANHPGGTALSDRRIANGAKEPFDIKLWCLGNELDGPWQIGHKTADEYGRLAQEAGKAMRFVDPTIELVAVGSSNSGMPTFGSWEHTVLSHAYDEVDYMSMHAYYQEHDGDAASFLASAVDMDYFIESVVATCDAVRAKRKAKKHINLSFDEWNVWYQRGLDTDDQPHKVSAGWREHPRLIEDAYNVTDAVVVGTLLNSLLRHGDRVSIANQAQLVNVIAPIRSEENGPAWKQTIFWPFARMAALAKGQILRASVTSDRVETAQFGDADLVDVSATYDEATGRVALFLANRGLEEAASVDVALRGFAGAQVVRAELLEVPEGGSRHTANTLEAQDAVGLVPLEGVTVDGSSATLSLPALSWAVVELEVTRG, from the coding sequence ATGTCCCGCGCAACCATCGTCCTCGACCGCGACTTCACCATCGGGGAGGTGCCGCGCAGACTCTTCGGATCGTTCGTCGAGCACATGGGCCGGTGTGTCTACACCGGCATCTACGAGCCCGGGCACCCGGAGGCCGACGAGCGCGGCTTCCGCCAGGACGTCCTGAAGCTCGTCAAGGAGCTCGGCGCCACCGTCATCCGCTACCCCGGCGGCAACTTCGTCTCGGGCTACAACTGGGAGGACGGCGTCGGCCCGGTCGAGGACCGCCCTCGCCGTCTCGACGGCGCCTGGCACACCGTCGAGACCAACGCCTTCGGCCTGCACGAGTTCGCGGAGTGGTCGAAGGAGGCCGGCACCGAGATCATGGAGGCCATCAACCTCGGCACCCGAGGCGTCGACGCGGCCCGCGAGCTCGTCGAGTACGCGAACCACCCCGGCGGCACCGCCCTCTCCGACCGGCGCATCGCCAACGGCGCGAAGGAGCCGTTCGACATCAAGCTCTGGTGCCTCGGCAACGAGCTCGACGGGCCCTGGCAGATCGGCCACAAGACCGCCGACGAGTACGGCCGCCTCGCGCAGGAGGCCGGCAAGGCCATGCGCTTCGTCGACCCGACCATCGAGCTCGTCGCCGTCGGCTCGTCGAACTCCGGCATGCCGACGTTCGGCTCGTGGGAGCACACGGTGCTCTCGCACGCCTACGACGAGGTCGACTACATGTCGATGCACGCCTACTACCAGGAGCACGACGGCGACGCGGCCTCGTTCCTCGCGAGCGCCGTCGACATGGACTACTTCATCGAGTCGGTCGTCGCCACCTGCGACGCCGTCCGCGCGAAGCGCAAGGCGAAGAAGCACATCAACCTCTCGTTCGACGAGTGGAACGTCTGGTACCAGCGCGGACTCGACACCGACGACCAGCCGCACAAGGTCTCGGCAGGATGGCGTGAGCACCCGCGCCTCATCGAGGACGCCTACAACGTCACCGACGCGGTCGTCGTCGGCACGCTCCTCAACTCGCTCCTCCGCCACGGCGACCGGGTCTCGATCGCCAACCAGGCACAGCTCGTCAACGTGATCGCGCCGATCCGCTCGGAGGAGAACGGCCCCGCCTGGAAGCAGACCATCTTCTGGCCCTTCGCCCGGATGGCGGCGCTGGCGAAGGGGCAGATCCTGCGTGCCTCCGTCACCTCCGACCGGGTCGAGACGGCGCAGTTCGGCGATGCCGACCTCGTCGACGTCTCGGCGACCTACGACGAGGCCACCGGCCGCGTCGCCCTGTTCCTCGCCAACCGCGGGCTCGAGGAGGCGGCCTCGGTCGACGTCGCGCTGCGGGGCTTCGCGGGTGCCCAGGTCGTCCGCGCCGAGCTGCTCGAGGTGCCGGAGGGCGGGTCGCGCCACACCGCCAACACCCTCGAGGCGCAGGATGCGGTCGGCCTCGTCCCGCTCGAGGGCGTCACGGTCGACGGCTCGTCGGCGACGCTCAGCCTGCCGGCGCTGTCGTGGGCGGTCGTCGAGCTCGAGGTGACGAGGGGCTAG
- a CDS encoding PLDc N-terminal domain-containing protein: protein MENLPHLVPSIALLVVLVGLAALWVAAVVSILRSALLTPVVKALWILAVIAFSFVGPLVWLAVSAYQRRRDTPALTPSAS from the coding sequence ATGGAAAACCTCCCTCACCTCGTCCCCTCGATCGCCCTCCTCGTCGTCCTGGTCGGCCTCGCCGCCCTCTGGGTCGCAGCCGTCGTCAGCATCCTGCGGTCGGCGCTCCTCACACCGGTCGTCAAGGCCCTCTGGATCCTGGCCGTCATCGCGTTCTCGTTCGTCGGCCCACTCGTGTGGCTCGCCGTCTCGGCCTACCAGCGCAGGCGCGACACCCCTGCGCTCACCCCGTCCGCCTCTTGA
- the hrpA gene encoding ATP-dependent RNA helicase HrpA: MNPTITFPPELPVSQRRDDIAEAIRDNQVVIVAGATGSGKTTQLPKICLELGREMIGHTQPRRIAARTVAERIADELHEEVGGLVGYQVRFTDQVGADTRIKLMTDGILLNEIHFDRDLTKYDTIIIDEAHERSLTIDFLIGYFKQLLPRRPDLKLIITSATIDPESFSKHFGGAPIIEVSGRTYPVEIRYRPLVAEDDAAGDDDDLDDEAPGDRTRAARADDKDYLQGINDALDELAREGNGDVLVFLSGENEIRDAEESIRSRNLPFTEVLPLYGRLSAADQHRVFETSRTAGTRRRIVLATNVAETSLTVPGIRYVVDAGTARISRYSTRAKVQRLPIEAISQASANQRSGRSGRTSDGIAIRLYSEQDYDRRPEFTEPEILRTNLAAVILQMISLGLGDIAGFPFLQPPDSRGIKDGLDLLRELTAVDAEGRITRVGRQITRLPIDPRLARMVLESKMHGTTREVMAIVAALSIQDPRERPLEKRPQADQQHARFTDPSGDFLTLLNLWNYLEEKQRELGSSAFRRLCKAEFLNYLRIREWQDVYRQLVRASKPLGLHIGDPSANPDGVHKSLLAGLLSQIGLKDLQKKDYVGARQSRFVIFPGSALAKKQPNAIMSAELVETSRLFARVNGAIDPAWAAPIAGDLVKRSHSEPHWEKKQGAVVAFERVTLYGVPIIPRQRVQFNRIDPVYARELFIRHALVEGDWESHQRFQQQNADLIDELTELEERTRRRDILVDGDAVFEFYHRRIPAEVTTTRSFEGWWRKARAETPDLLTMKAEDLLGDDEPEVDDDAYPTTWRQGDQQLALRYRFEPGSHDDGVTVLVPLPLLARLKPSGFDWQVPAFRVELVTALIKSLPKQLRKNVVPAADWAAKITAELPEAPLDPSVPFTATVAEVIKRLSYTPVTSADFDLSRLPAHLRMTFAVVDEKNRVVGIDKDLSELQRSLAADTRRSVARATEAPAADAGPMIQRSGLARWDFGDLPKTVDTRHGDTTIRAYPALVDDGSSVSIQLMATAADQALQTPRGVRRLLMLQTPSPIAYVQQHLTSAEKLILATSPYQNTAALFADCLTAVVDDVLFRVKPDGMVFTDKEFGTVRDRVSAAVMDSMFQTVSLVARTLTAARDVDRALKQATNMALLPALTDAREQRDRLLQPGFVSATGLARLQRVPVYLVGIQRRITKLLENPARDRAWMVEVQQATRLYADAGGTFPPAPGADPALVRARWLLEEFRLSLFAQDLRPSESVSVQRIQKVLAAVA, translated from the coding sequence ATGAATCCCACCATCACGTTCCCGCCCGAGCTCCCGGTCAGCCAGCGGCGCGACGACATCGCCGAGGCGATCCGTGACAACCAGGTGGTGATCGTGGCCGGCGCGACCGGCTCCGGCAAGACGACGCAGCTGCCGAAGATCTGTCTCGAGCTCGGCCGCGAGATGATCGGTCACACCCAGCCCCGCCGGATCGCGGCCCGCACCGTCGCCGAGCGGATCGCCGACGAGCTCCACGAGGAGGTCGGCGGGCTCGTCGGCTACCAGGTGCGCTTCACCGACCAGGTCGGCGCCGACACGCGCATCAAGCTGATGACCGACGGCATCCTGCTGAACGAGATCCACTTCGACCGCGACCTCACGAAGTACGACACGATCATCATCGACGAGGCGCACGAGCGCAGCCTCACCATCGACTTCCTGATCGGCTACTTCAAGCAGCTCCTCCCCCGCCGCCCCGACCTCAAGCTCATCATCACGAGCGCGACGATCGACCCCGAGTCGTTCTCGAAGCACTTCGGCGGCGCCCCGATCATCGAGGTCTCCGGCCGCACCTACCCGGTCGAGATCCGGTACCGGCCGCTGGTCGCCGAAGACGACGCCGCGGGCGACGACGACGACCTCGACGACGAGGCACCCGGCGACCGGACGCGCGCCGCGCGGGCCGACGACAAGGACTACCTCCAGGGCATCAACGACGCGCTCGACGAACTGGCCCGCGAGGGCAACGGCGACGTGCTCGTCTTCCTCTCGGGCGAGAACGAGATCCGCGACGCCGAGGAGTCGATCCGCAGCCGCAACCTCCCCTTCACCGAGGTCCTCCCCCTCTACGGCCGCCTCAGCGCGGCCGACCAGCACCGCGTCTTCGAGACGAGCCGCACAGCAGGCACCAGGCGCAGGATCGTCCTCGCCACGAACGTCGCCGAGACCAGCCTCACGGTCCCGGGCATCCGGTACGTCGTCGATGCGGGCACCGCCCGCATCAGCCGCTACTCGACGCGCGCGAAGGTGCAGCGCCTCCCGATCGAGGCGATCTCGCAGGCCAGCGCCAATCAGCGCTCCGGCAGGTCGGGGCGCACCAGCGACGGCATCGCGATCCGCCTCTACTCCGAGCAGGACTACGACCGGCGCCCGGAGTTCACCGAGCCCGAGATCCTGCGCACGAACCTCGCCGCGGTGATCCTGCAGATGATCTCGCTGGGCCTCGGCGACATCGCGGGGTTCCCCTTCCTGCAGCCGCCGGACTCCCGCGGCATCAAAGACGGTCTCGACCTCCTGCGCGAGCTCACGGCCGTCGACGCCGAGGGCAGGATCACGCGCGTGGGCCGGCAGATCACGCGGCTCCCGATCGATCCTCGTCTCGCCCGCATGGTGCTCGAGTCGAAAATGCACGGCACCACGCGCGAGGTCATGGCGATCGTCGCGGCGCTCAGCATCCAAGACCCACGCGAACGCCCTCTCGAGAAGCGCCCGCAGGCCGACCAGCAGCACGCCCGCTTCACCGACCCGTCGGGCGACTTCCTCACCCTCCTCAACCTCTGGAACTACCTCGAGGAGAAGCAGCGCGAACTCGGCTCGAGCGCGTTCCGGCGCCTCTGCAAGGCCGAGTTCCTGAACTACCTCCGCATCCGAGAGTGGCAGGACGTCTACCGGCAGCTCGTCCGAGCGTCGAAGCCGCTCGGCCTCCACATCGGCGACCCGTCGGCCAACCCCGACGGAGTCCACAAGTCGCTGCTCGCCGGGCTCCTCAGCCAGATCGGCCTGAAAGACCTCCAGAAGAAGGACTACGTCGGCGCCCGCCAGTCGAGGTTCGTGATCTTCCCGGGCTCGGCGCTGGCGAAGAAGCAGCCGAACGCGATCATGAGCGCCGAGCTCGTCGAGACCAGCCGCCTGTTCGCCCGCGTGAACGGTGCCATCGATCCTGCCTGGGCCGCCCCGATCGCGGGCGACCTCGTCAAGCGCAGCCACTCCGAGCCGCACTGGGAGAAGAAGCAGGGCGCGGTCGTCGCCTTCGAGCGGGTGACGCTCTACGGGGTGCCGATCATCCCGAGGCAGCGGGTGCAGTTCAACAGGATCGACCCGGTCTACGCGCGCGAGCTGTTCATCCGCCACGCCCTCGTCGAGGGCGACTGGGAGTCGCACCAGAGGTTCCAGCAGCAGAACGCCGACCTGATCGACGAGCTGACCGAGCTCGAGGAGCGCACCCGCCGCCGCGACATCCTGGTCGACGGCGATGCCGTCTTCGAGTTCTACCACCGCAGGATCCCCGCCGAGGTCACCACGACCCGGAGCTTCGAGGGCTGGTGGCGGAAGGCCCGCGCCGAGACCCCCGATCTCCTCACGATGAAGGCCGAGGACCTCCTCGGCGACGACGAGCCCGAGGTCGACGACGATGCCTATCCGACGACCTGGCGGCAGGGCGACCAGCAGCTGGCGCTCCGCTACCGGTTCGAGCCGGGCTCGCACGACGACGGCGTGACCGTCCTCGTGCCGCTGCCGCTGCTCGCTCGCCTGAAGCCCTCGGGCTTCGACTGGCAGGTGCCGGCCTTCCGCGTCGAGCTCGTCACCGCGCTCATCAAGTCGCTGCCGAAGCAGCTCCGGAAGAATGTCGTGCCCGCCGCCGACTGGGCTGCGAAGATCACGGCCGAGCTGCCCGAGGCGCCGCTCGATCCCTCCGTCCCCTTCACCGCCACCGTCGCCGAGGTCATCAAGCGCCTCAGCTATACGCCGGTGACGTCGGCCGACTTCGACCTCTCGAGGCTGCCCGCGCACCTCCGGATGACCTTCGCCGTCGTCGACGAGAAGAACCGCGTCGTCGGGATCGACAAAGACCTGAGCGAGCTGCAGCGCTCTCTCGCCGCCGACACGCGCCGGAGCGTCGCCCGGGCGACGGAGGCTCCGGCGGCCGATGCGGGGCCGATGATCCAGCGCTCCGGCCTCGCCCGCTGGGACTTCGGCGACCTGCCGAAGACCGTCGACACGCGGCACGGAGACACGACGATCCGGGCGTACCCGGCCCTGGTTGACGACGGCTCCTCCGTGTCGATCCAGCTGATGGCGACCGCCGCCGACCAGGCGCTGCAGACCCCTCGGGGTGTGCGGAGGCTCCTGATGCTGCAGACGCCGTCGCCGATCGCCTACGTGCAGCAGCATCTGACCAGCGCCGAGAAGCTGATCCTGGCCACGAGCCCCTACCAGAACACCGCGGCGCTCTTCGCCGACTGCCTGACCGCGGTCGTCGACGACGTCCTCTTCCGGGTGAAGCCCGACGGCATGGTCTTCACCGACAAGGAGTTCGGCACCGTCCGCGACCGCGTCTCAGCGGCCGTCATGGACTCGATGTTCCAGACGGTGTCGCTCGTCGCGCGGACGCTGACGGCCGCCCGCGACGTCGACCGGGCCCTCAAGCAGGCGACCAACATGGCCCTGCTGCCGGCGCTCACCGACGCCCGCGAGCAACGCGACCGCCTGCTCCAGCCCGGCTTCGTCTCCGCCACCGGGCTGGCGCGCCTGCAGCGGGTGCCGGTCTACCTCGTCGGCATCCAGCGCAGGATCACGAAGCTCCTCGAGAATCCGGCCCGTGACCGCGCCTGGATGGTCGAGGTGCAGCAGGCGACGAGGCTCTACGCGGACGCGGGCGGCACGTTCCCACCGGCGCCCGGTGCCGACCCCGCCCTCGTCCGCGCGCGCTGGCTCCTCGAGGAGTTCCGCCTGTCGCTGTTCGCGCAGGATCTCCGCCCCTCCGAGTCGGTCTCCGTGCAGCGGATCCAGAAGGTGCTCGCCGCCGTCGCCTGA